In one window of Comamonas testosteroni DNA:
- a CDS encoding putative hemolysin, whose protein sequence is MMIVVAAAGGCAQSVSVNFGNPSEANCKKQGGVLRTEKGADADRNTCVLPDGSAFEEWVQHARQPPAK, encoded by the coding sequence ATGATGATCGTCGTGGCGGCGGCCGGTGGCTGCGCGCAATCGGTTTCGGTCAATTTTGGCAACCCCTCGGAAGCCAACTGCAAGAAACAGGGCGGCGTGCTGCGCACCGAGAAGGGGGCGGATGCTGATCGAAATACCTGCGTGCTGCCTGACGGCTCTGCTTTTGAGGAGTGGGTGCAGCACGCGCGGCAGCCGCCCGCGAAATAG
- the xth gene encoding exodeoxyribonuclease III, whose protein sequence is MKIATWNVNSLSVRLPQVLDWLAANPVDALGLQELKLTDDKFPHMAFEEAGYKAVSHGQKTYNGVAWITREPGRDVVRNIPGFDDEQARIIATTIDSPSGEIRLINGYFVNGQEPGSEKFAYKMRWLQALHDWIQNQMALHPRLVLVGDFNVAPEDRDSYDPVGLKDTIHHTVQERDHFQRLLQLGLSDAFRMFEQPEKSYSWWDYRMLGFQKNRGLRIDHILVSEALKSKVSACSVDRAPRKNKQPSDHAPVIVTLD, encoded by the coding sequence ATGAAAATTGCCACCTGGAATGTGAACTCCTTGTCCGTACGACTGCCGCAGGTGCTGGACTGGCTTGCCGCCAACCCCGTCGATGCGCTGGGTCTGCAGGAGCTCAAGCTCACCGACGACAAGTTCCCCCACATGGCGTTCGAGGAAGCTGGCTACAAGGCTGTCAGCCACGGCCAGAAGACCTATAACGGCGTAGCCTGGATCACGCGCGAGCCGGGGCGCGATGTGGTGCGCAACATCCCCGGGTTTGACGACGAACAGGCCCGCATCATTGCCACGACCATAGACTCGCCAAGCGGCGAGATTCGTCTGATCAATGGCTACTTCGTCAACGGCCAGGAACCTGGCTCGGAAAAATTTGCCTACAAGATGCGCTGGTTGCAGGCACTGCACGATTGGATCCAGAACCAGATGGCCCTGCATCCGCGTCTGGTGCTGGTGGGGGACTTCAACGTGGCTCCCGAAGATCGCGACTCCTACGACCCCGTCGGCCTCAAGGACACGATCCACCACACGGTGCAAGAGCGCGACCATTTCCAGCGCCTGTTGCAACTGGGCTTGAGCGATGCCTTCCGCATGTTCGAACAACCGGAGAAAAGCTACTCCTGGTGGGACTACCGCATGCTGGGCTTTCAGAAGAATCGCGGCCTGCGCATCGACCACATCCTGGTCAGCGAGGCTCTCAAGAGCAAGGTCAGCGCCTGCAGCGTGGATCGCGCTCCGCGCAAGAACAAGCAGCCCAGCGACCACGCCCCCGTGATTGTCACACTGGACTGA